GCTGCAGCCGATCGACATCGGTGCGCAGGCCGCCCAGGGCATCACGCTGGATCTCGTCCAGCGCGGTGTCCTCCAGGTCGGCCAGGCCGAAGCGCATCCGTGCCAGTGGGGTGCGCACTTCATGCGCCACCGCCTGCGCCAGTACGCGCTGGCTCTCCAGCAGCTGCTGCAGCTGCTCGGCCATATGGTTGAAGGCATTGGCCAGCGGCCGCACCAGCGCGGTGCCGGCGCGTGGCGCACGCGTGTCCAGCTGTCCGTCGCGCATCTGCCGTGCCGCCTGCGCCAACTGCGAGACGTCGCGCCACAGGCGGTAGACCATCACGTACATCGGCAGTGCCACGGCCACCATCAGGATCAGCAGCAGGATGGCCACGCCGGACACTTCGCTGTCCTGCCAGCCCTCGTCGGGCAGCGCTTCGTCCAACGGCCCCAGCATCACTGCATAGTAGCTGTCGCCGATCCGCTGAAGGCTGCGCATGTGCTCCAGGTCGATCTGCACGCGGCCGTTGTTGAAGGGGGGGCGCTGGCTGGCCGGCAGCTCCTTCATCGCCTCGGCCAACGGCACCATGCGCAGGGCATAGGCGAAGTCGGCGTCCAGTTCGCGCGCCAGCGTCGGCCACTGCTCGCGCGGGGTTTCGGCGAAGCGGTGCTGCAGCAGGGCATGGGTGCCACGCATTTCGGCCTGGAGCCCGGCTTCGGTGCGGTCTTCCAGCAGCGCGTCCCAGGCCCACAGGCCGAGCACGATCAGCAGCAGATGGGCGACCAGGAAGCCGATGCCGTAGCGCAGGAAGTGGAAGGCGTGGCCGCGCATCGCCGAGGGCGTACGCTTCATCCCCATGCCGATCGGCTGAACAGGTAGCCGCGGCCCCGCACGGTCTTGATCCGTTCCGGCTGCTCCGGGTTGTCGCCCAGCTTGCGGCGCAGGCGCGAGATGCGGGCATCGATCGAGCGGTCCAGGCCGTCGAAAGCGATCCCGCGCAGGCCGCGCAGCAGCGCGTCGCGGTCGAGGATCTGCCCCGCGTTGCTGGCCAGCAGGAACAGCAGGTCGAACTCGGCGGTGGTCAGTTCCAGCAGGGCGCCCTGCAGGTGCACGTTGCGGGTGGACGGGTCGATGTTCAGCTCGCCGAAGCGCAGGCTGCCGTCGCGCGGCTCGACCCGGCGGTGGCGGCGCAGGTGGGCGCGCAGGCGGGCCAGCAGCACCCGTGGTTCGATCGGCTTGCCGATGTAATCGTCGGCGCCCAGTTCCAGTCCCAGCACCTGGTCGATGTTGTCGGTGCGGGCGGTCAGCACGCAGATGATGCCGTCATAGTGGGGCCGGATCTGCCGACACACTTCGAAACCATCCTGGTCGGGCAGGCCGACATCGAGCAGGACCAGAGCCGGCTTCTCGGCCAGGATCCGGGTCACCGCACGCTCACCGCTGCGCTCGTGAGCCACCTGGTAGCCATGCCGCTGCAGATAGTCGCTGACCATCGTACCCAGGCGGGCATCGTCTTCGACCAGTACGATATCCAGCATTTTCAAGGCCTCCGTGGACGCAAACGTACCGCCACGGCACGAGCGCGGCGATGCTATCCCAGCCTGTGGGCCGCCCGGGTCCCGGGGGCGGGCGCCATTCAGCCGGGGTTGCTGGCGCACGGGCCGGGCCTCAGGCCCGGCAACAACTTGGCGTCCAGCATAGCCTGTTGCTGTTACAAAACGTTACCTTCGTGATACATGCGGTGACCATCGCTGACAGCAAAGCGACTGACGCGGGGCCTGGGGCGGGCCGAGCATGGAGTCTCCTCCGCTCCGCGTGCCGTTCCCATGTCGCCCGCCGCCGCCTGCCTGCTGAACCCTTCCCGCCGCTGCCGCTGCGGAGGTGCCCGATGAGCGGCGTGGTCGGGGCCTGGCTGCCGCCCGCCGAGGACGAACACCTGCTGCAGCAGCTGGCGCCGATGCTGCGCGCCCTGCAGCAGCGCGGCCGTGGCCGCATCGGCTACTGGACCGACGCCGAGGCCGGCCTGGCGCTGGGCCATTGCCGGGCGCCCACCGATACGCCGTTGCAGCCCCTGAGTTCGGACTGTGGTCGTTACGTGCTGTGCCTGGATGGCCGGTTGTACAACCGGGCCGACCTGCAGTCGCAGCTGCGCGATCTGCCGCGCAGCTGCAGCGATGCCCGGCTGCTGCTGCAGGCGATCGTCGAATGGGGCGTGGAGCGGGCGCTCTCCCGCATCGAGGGCGCATTCGGTTTCAGCGTATGGGACCGCGAGTCGCGCAAGCTGTGGCTGGCCCGCGACCCGGTCGGCGAGCGACCGCTGTATTACGGCTGGTACCAGGGCCAGTTCCTGTTCGCCTCCGAGCTGAAGGCGCTGCAGGCCTTCGCCGGTTTCGCGCCGAGCATCGACCAGGATGCGCTGAGCCTGCTGCTGCGCCATGACTATGTGCCGGCACCACACACCATCTACCGCGGCATCCACAAGCTGGTGGCAGGCGCGATGCTGCGCATCGATCTGAATGACCATGCGGCTGGCGGTTCCAGCCAGGCCGCACAGGGCGGCTCACGCTACTGGTGCGCACGCGAAGCGATGCAGAGCGCACTGCAGGAACCACTGCAGCCGGAACCCAGCCTGGAGCAGGCCACCGACCAGCTGGAAGCGGTACTGCAGAAGGCCATTGCCGCACGCATGCACTCGCCGCTGGCCTGCGGCGCGTTCCTGTCCGGTGGCACCGATTCTTCATTGGTAACCGCAATGATGCAGGCGCAGTCGACCCTGCCGATCGAAGCCTGGACGGTCGGTTTCGACGATCCCGGCCATGATGAGAGCGACTGGGCCTCGCAGGTCGCGCGCCACCTGGGCGTGCAGCATCACCTGCACCGCATGGACGCGCGCCAGGGCCTGGACCTGCTGCAGCGCCTGCCGCAGGTCTGGTGCGAGCCGTTCGCCGATGCCTCGCAGCTGCCGACCCTGCTCGCCAGCGAACTGCTGGGCGCTCGCAAGCCGGTTGCACTGACCGGTGATGGTGGCGATGAACTGTTCTTCGGTCACCCCAGCTACGGCCGCGCGCTGCGCAATGCACGCCTGTGCGGTGGCCTGCCGGACTGGGTGCGTGACCTGGCACGGCGCAGCGGCAACCGCATGAACGTGGAGCGTGGCCGCCTCGGCGGCTGGCGTGCGCTGGTGGCCGAGGTCGCTGCCAACGACGTGGAAGGCCACTACCTGCAGCGCGTGACGCGCTGGCGGCAGCCGGCGCAGGTGGTGCTGGGCGCACGCGAGCCGATGACGATCTTCCAGCAGCAGGACACCGCGCTGCCGGCCGAGGCGCGCATCCAGCTGCTGGATTTCCGCATGGACCTGGCCGAAGGCATTCTCGCCAAGGTCGATCGTGCCGGCATGGCGGCGGGTGTGGAAACGCGTGCACCGCTGCTGGACATGGAGGTGGTGCGGTTGGCCTGGCGCCTGCCGCAGCACCTGAAGTACCACGATGGCGAGCACAAGCTGATCCTCAAGCACCTGCTGGCGCGCTACCTGCCCGAACCGCTGGTGTATCGCCCCAAGCGCGGCTTCGGGCCGCCGATGGCGCGCTGGTTGGCCGGCCCGCTGCGCGATTGGGCGGAGGCGCTGCTGGACCCGCAGCTGCTGCGCAACCAGGGCTGCTTCGATGCGGCGCGGGTGCGCGGTATCTGGGAGGCGTTCCTGCGCGGTGAGCGCAAGTGGCACACGCACCTGTGGAACGTGCTGATGTTCCAGGCGTGGCACCAGCATTGGCACGGTAATCGCGGGCGCTGAGGTTCCCTCGCGGTGTGTTGTGCGTAGCGCAGGGCGGAGGCCCTTGCGTACGAATGTCCTCCGGCGCCTCCTTGAAAGGCTGCCGCGAGCACTGCGCTCTACCTACCGCACGCCGAGCCTCGTCGGGGCGGGCAGGGGTTTGGGCAAAGTAAAGGAGGAGGTGACGGCCAACGGCCGGCGCCGGGGGACATTTGCCCAGGCCCCTGCCCGCCCCGGCGGGGCCAATCAGTTCGCAGAGAAGTGAGACGAAGAAGTGCTCTGCAATCCGGACGCCAGGCAAAAAAAGACCCGGCAGAGGGAGGGATCTGCCGGGTCCGGATTGCATGGGGGGAGGGACCCATGCAATGAGCGTTGCGTCGCGTCAGTGACTGTTCGCGTCCGCGGTTGATGCGTTGTAACCCTGCGCCAGTTCGGACCAGGCCTTGCTGGCCTGCAGGCCGAGACCGACCATGTCCTGCTGGGCCTGGCCCAGTCGTTGCAGGTTGTCCTGCCACAGTTGCGCGCCCTTGGAGAGCGTCCCGGCCGCATCTTCGCCGCGGGCCAGTTCACCCAGCCAGCCGCCGGTCGCGGTCAGGTTGCGCTCCATCACCTTCAGCTGCACGCCGAACATGCTTTCCGCGTTCTCCAACGCCAACCGGTTCGCGCGCGTTGCCGCGGCTGCGAGCTGGCGGGTGGCATCACTGAAGCGATCGCTGAAGGCGGCGGCCATGGGGCATCAGGAAGTGGCTTGATGCATTGCAGCATACGCCCTTGATGCCGCATTGCAACAAAAATAACAAAGGCGCCCAGGGCGCCTTTGAAAAACCTTTCAGATCAATGGCTTGATCAGACGGTAGGGCCGCGGTAGCGGCAGCCCGAGGTGCAGGTTTCGTGCACGGTGATCTCGCTCAGCGCCGGCAGGCTGGGCTTGAGTTCATTCCAGATCCACACTGCCAGGTTCTCGCTGGTGGGGTTCTCCAGGCCGGGAATGTCATTGAGGTAGTGGTGGTCCAGGCGGTCGTAGATCGGCTGGAAGGCCGCCTTCACGTCGCCGAAGTCCATGATCCAGCCGGTCTGCGCACCGGGCTTGCCCTCGACCTTCAGTTCCACCCGGAACGAGTGGCCGTGCAGGCGCGCGCACTTGTGCCCCGGCGGCACGTTGGGGAGGCGGTGCGCCGCCTCGAGCATGAAGACTTTGAAGATTTCCATGGCGCGATTGTACGCCGCGGGCAGCCGCGCAGCCTGAGTGGATGTTGGTCTTTCGTGAAGAAAGTCTTTTCATCCGGATGAAGAGATGATAGTTTCTCTTATATCCGTATGAAGAGATGTTATTGGCCGGACCCCGGCCAGGCATGGACTACTGCGGAACTTCATCGCCCTTACCACCTCCCCCACATCGTCATGCCCAAGCACACCCTGCTCGTGGCGGCCCTGGCCGTCGCTATGGCCGCGCCTTTGTCCGCCGCCGCCGAAAACTCCGCCGATGCCAGTGGCGAAGCCAGCACCCTGGCCGCTGTGCGCGTCACCGGTTCCAACATCAAGCGCACCGATACCGAGGCCTCCAACCCGGTACAGGTGATCGGCCGCCAGCAGCTGGAACAGACCGGCAAGGCCACCGTGGCTGACGTGCTGCGTTCGATCTCGGCCAACACCGGCAACGCCAGCAACGAAACCACCAACAATGGTTGGGCGTCCGGCTCGGCCGGCATCGGCCTGCGCGGCCT
This genomic window from Stenotrophomonas maltophilia contains:
- a CDS encoding phasin family protein — encoded protein: MAAAFSDRFSDATRQLAAAATRANRLALENAESMFGVQLKVMERNLTATGGWLGELARGEDAAGTLSKGAQLWQDNLQRLGQAQQDMVGLGLQASKAWSELAQGYNASTADANSH
- the asnB gene encoding asparagine synthase (glutamine-hydrolyzing), which gives rise to MSGVVGAWLPPAEDEHLLQQLAPMLRALQQRGRGRIGYWTDAEAGLALGHCRAPTDTPLQPLSSDCGRYVLCLDGRLYNRADLQSQLRDLPRSCSDARLLLQAIVEWGVERALSRIEGAFGFSVWDRESRKLWLARDPVGERPLYYGWYQGQFLFASELKALQAFAGFAPSIDQDALSLLLRHDYVPAPHTIYRGIHKLVAGAMLRIDLNDHAAGGSSQAAQGGSRYWCAREAMQSALQEPLQPEPSLEQATDQLEAVLQKAIAARMHSPLACGAFLSGGTDSSLVTAMMQAQSTLPIEAWTVGFDDPGHDESDWASQVARHLGVQHHLHRMDARQGLDLLQRLPQVWCEPFADASQLPTLLASELLGARKPVALTGDGGDELFFGHPSYGRALRNARLCGGLPDWVRDLARRSGNRMNVERGRLGGWRALVAEVAANDVEGHYLQRVTRWRQPAQVVLGAREPMTIFQQQDTALPAEARIQLLDFRMDLAEGILAKVDRAGMAAGVETRAPLLDMEVVRLAWRLPQHLKYHDGEHKLILKHLLARYLPEPLVYRPKRGFGPPMARWLAGPLRDWAEALLDPQLLRNQGCFDAARVRGIWEAFLRGERKWHTHLWNVLMFQAWHQHWHGNRGR
- a CDS encoding winged helix-turn-helix domain-containing protein; translated protein: MLDIVLVEDDARLGTMVSDYLQRHGYQVAHERSGERAVTRILAEKPALVLLDVGLPDQDGFEVCRQIRPHYDGIICVLTARTDNIDQVLGLELGADDYIGKPIEPRVLLARLRAHLRRHRRVEPRDGSLRFGELNIDPSTRNVHLQGALLELTTAEFDLLFLLASNAGQILDRDALLRGLRGIAFDGLDRSIDARISRLRRKLGDNPEQPERIKTVRGRGYLFSRSAWG
- a CDS encoding ATP-binding protein → MKRTPSAMRGHAFHFLRYGIGFLVAHLLLIVLGLWAWDALLEDRTEAGLQAEMRGTHALLQHRFAETPREQWPTLARELDADFAYALRMVPLAEAMKELPASQRPPFNNGRVQIDLEHMRSLQRIGDSYYAVMLGPLDEALPDEGWQDSEVSGVAILLLILMVAVALPMYVMVYRLWRDVSQLAQAARQMRDGQLDTRAPRAGTALVRPLANAFNHMAEQLQQLLESQRVLAQAVAHEVRTPLARMRFGLADLEDTALDEIQRDALGGLRTDVDRLQHLTDAGVEYAALGRCHQLTRQRLQLAALVRGVVAQFAPLPMPVQQALSPVGLVNVNRHMLELALRNLLGNALRYARRQIRIASTVNDGWLCLQVEDDGPGIAPELRGQVLQPYVRLDPGSPGFGLGLALVQVVADKHGGHVEVTDSELGGACIRLHLPLESGGVVECEATC
- the queD gene encoding 6-carboxytetrahydropterin synthase QueD, which gives rise to MEIFKVFMLEAAHRLPNVPPGHKCARLHGHSFRVELKVEGKPGAQTGWIMDFGDVKAAFQPIYDRLDHHYLNDIPGLENPTSENLAVWIWNELKPSLPALSEITVHETCTSGCRYRGPTV